The following proteins are co-located in the Castanea sativa cultivar Marrone di Chiusa Pesio chromosome 8, ASM4071231v1 genome:
- the LOC142606410 gene encoding subtilisin-like protease SBT4.15, with protein MKVKDGLAELAYGAGQIDPTSALQPGLIYDSSTLDYIRFLCNEGYTGTILNLFTEDNTTCSSVPKFGGYDSLNYPTLYYQYDDPNSTISAIYYRTVTNVGFRNSIYKATVTAPKNLTVTVVPNKLSFTQLHQKKSFKVTIKAPPQFLQTFQYTHRSASLEWSDGRHRVKSPILISLSAPR; from the coding sequence ATGAAAGTCAAGGATGGCCTTGCTGAGTTAGCCTATGGTGCTGGCCAAATTGACCCGACTAGCGCACTGCAGCCTGGTTTGATCTATGACTCGTCAACGTTGGACTACATCCGCTTCCTATGTAATGAGGGTTACACTGGGACAATTCTAAATTTGTTCACTGAAGATAACACCACTTGCTCAAGTGTCCCTAAATTTGGAGGATATGATTCCCTAAATTACCCAACATTGTATTATCAGTATGATGACCCTAACTCTACTATATCAGCCATCTATTATAGGACAGTTACAAATGTGGGCTTTAGAAATTCTATATACAAGGCAACTGTCACGGCACCGAAGAATCTCACGGTCACTGTTGTTCCAAACAAACTATCTTTTACTCAGTTGCACCAGAAAAAATCTTTCAAGGTTACGATAAAGGCGCCACCACAATTCCTCCAAACTTTCCAATATACCCATCGATCAGCATCATTGGAATGGAGTGATGGTAGACACAGAGTTAAGAGTCCCATATTGATTTCGCTATCTGCACCACGATAG
- the LOC142605631 gene encoding subtilisin-like protease SBT4.15: protein MLTLFLLATQLHWSFTHGSSDQVRKAYIVYLGEAPRLRSNAVVHQHNLLSSVIKDESIARQARIHSYTKSFNAFAANLLPDEVQKLKENKNVVSVFPSRVRKLHTTRSWDYLKMPLSVKRNLKIESNIIVGVLDTGVYMGAPSFNDKGLGPPPSKWKGRCQVVGNFTGCNNKVIGATFYNNDPNSPQRNPSPLDDDGHGSHTSSTIAGATVAGASLYGLGKGTARGGVPSARIAMYKVCWARGCSDIDLLAGLDDAIDDGIDVLSISIGGAGNSFFDDPIAIGAFHAMKKGILTACSAGNSGPYVYTVQNAAPWIMTVGASSLDMEFRTPIKLGNGKENAGFSINTFAPNKKLYPITSAAIAASSTLSPNVSPWGCNVGLLDRKKVNGKIVVCKEAANETYIKSLGGIGVLISLIEKTDTSFTATVPEAYIDSSFENTTLTYVNSTKAPQAVIYQSKRIPNAAAPFVASFSSRGPNTQSSAILKPDIVAPGIDILAAYSKLVSLTGDPDDNRFGVYNIISGTSMACPHVAAAAAYVKSFHPDWSSSAIKSALMTTG, encoded by the exons ATGCTCACTCTCTTCCTTCTGGCTACGCAGCTTCATTGGTCATTCACTCATGGTTCTAGTGACCAAGTTAGAAAG GCGTACATTGTGTATTTGGGAGAGGCACCGCGGTTAAGAAGCAATGCTGTTGTTCATCAACACAACTTGCTTTCTTCAGTAATTAAAGA TGAGAGTATTGCCCGACAAGCTAGAATACATAGCTACACCAAGAGTTTTAATGCATTTGCAGCAAACCTATTGCCAGATGAAGTTCAAAAACTAAAAG AGAACAAAAATGTGGTGTCAGTATTTCCTAGCAGAGTACGGAAACTTCATACAACAAGATCATGGGATTACTTAAAAATGCCTCTCTCAGTGAAGAGAAATCTTAAAATTGAAAGTAATATTATTGTTGGAGTATTAGATACAG gagTTTATATGGGTGCTCCAAGTTTTAACGACAAAGGACTAGGACCGCCTCCGTCAAAATGGAAGGGTAGATGCCAAGTAGTAGGCAACTTTACCGGCTGCAACAA CAAGGTAATAGGTGCAACTTTCTACAACAACGACCCCAATTCTCCCCAAAGAAATCCATCCCCACTAGATGATGATGGCCACGGCTCTCACACTTCATCCACCATAGCAGGTGCCACGGTAGCAGGCGCAAGTTTGTACGGTTTAGGCAAAGGCACAGCTCGAGGTGGGGTTCCATCAGCACGCATTGCAATGTACAAGGTGTGTTGGGCCAGAGGTTGCAGTGATATTGACCTTCTAGCTGGATTGGATGATGCCATTGATGACGGAATTGACGTGCTATCAATATCTATCGGTGGGGCTGGAAATAGCTTCTTTGACGATCCCATTGCGATCGGTGCCTTTCATGCAATGAAGAAGGGGATTCTCACAGCATGTTCAGCGGGAAATAGCGGCCCATATGTGTATACAGTGCAGAACGCAGCTCCTTGGATAATGACGGTTGGTGCTTCTAGCTTGGATATGGAGTTTAGGACTCCAATTAAACTTGGAAATGGCAAGGAAAATGCT GGATTTTCCATCAACACATTCGCACCAAATAAGAAGCTGTACCCTATAACCAGCGCGGCAATAGCAGCCAGTAGTACTTTATCGCCAAATGTATCTCCCTG GGGTTGTAATGTAGGGTTGCTAGACCGGAAAAAGGTCAATGGAAAGATTGTGGTATGCAAAGAAGCAGCAAATGAAACTTACATCAAGTCTTTGGGTGGGATCGGGGTGTTGATATCTCTCATAGAGAAGACAGATACGAGCTTTACAGCTACCGTCCCTGAAGCCTATATTGATTCTAGTTTTGAGAACACAACTCTTACATATGTCAACTCAACCAA AGCCCCCCAAGCTGTCATATACCAGTCCAAAAGAATTCCCAATGCTGCTGCACCCTTTGTGGCTTCCTTTTCATCTCGAGGTCCGAACACGCAAAGTAGTGCAATACTCAAG CCGGATATTGTGGCACCTGGGATAGATATACTTGCTGCTTACTCTAAACTTGTATCATTGACTGGGGATCCTGATGACAACCGGTTTGGTGTGTATAATATAATCTCTGGAACTTCAATGGCTTGCCCTCATGTGGCTGCTGCCGCTGCCTACGTCAAATCATTCCACCCTGACTGGTCTTCTTCTGCAATCAAATCGGCCCTAATGACAACTGGTTAG
- the LOC142606409 gene encoding subtilisin-like protease SBT4.15, producing the protein MVRTFMITLFLLATQLHWSFTHGSGDTFRKAYIVYMGEIPRSRASAAATGEGEGEGEGLRSKTNAADLQHNVLSSVIQDVSTAQQSKIHSYTKSFNAFAANLLPDEVQKLRDNENVVSVFPSRIRKLHTTRSWDFLRMPQALKRNHQIESNIIVGVLDSGIYMEAPSFNDKGLGPPPLKWKGRCQVIGNFTGCNNKVIGAMFYNNDPATSEPNPSPQDEQGHGSHTSSTIAGASIAGASLYGLAQGTARGGVPSARIAMYKVCWPKGCSDIDLLAAMDDAIDDGVDVLSISIGMESNGFYDNPFAIGSFHAMKKGIFTACSAGNDGPDLYTVQNTAPWIMTVGASGLDRQFLTPVKVGNGIETTGLSINTFSPKKQMYPLTTAAIAANSALSKDSTPWLCDEGSLDPKKVNGKIVLCQGGARLSYIKGLGGIGAIVSLREKRDTSFISAIPATYVDSIFGDKILAYVNSTKFPQAVIYKSNTTPNAAAPFLASFSSRGPAMLSRTLLKPDVVAPGVNILAAYTKLSSVTRTLDDDRFDVYTLMSGTSMSCPHVAAAAAYVKTFHPNWSPSAIKSALMTTASELKIKAAVAELGYGAGQIDPVSALQPGLIYDLSKFDYIRFLCKEGYSGTTLRLFTEDNTDCASVPDIGGHDSLNYPSMYYQFQNPNTSINVIFHRTVTNVGLKNSIYKATVKAPRNLKVSVIPNVLAFSQLNEKKSFNVTIEGPPLLLQTNQITHLSASLEWSDTKHRVRSPIFVTLAEQM; encoded by the exons ATGGTTCGAACTTTTATGATCACCCTCTTCCTTCTGGCTACGCAGCTTCATTGGTCATTCACTCATGGTTCTGGTGACACATTTAGAAAG GCTTACATTGTGTATATGGGAGAGATACCGCGGTCACGAGCCAGTGCTGCTGCTacgggagagggagagggagagggagagggactGCGGTCAAAAACCAATGCTGCTGATCTTCAACACAACGTGCTTTCTTCAGTAATTCAAGA TGTTAGTACCGCCCAACAGTCCAAAATTCATAGCTACACGAAGAGTTTTAATGCATTTGCAGCAAACCTATTGCCAGATGAAGTTCAAAAACTACGAG ACAATGAAAATGTGGTGTCGGTATTTCCTAGTAGAATACGGAAACTTCATACAACAAGATCATGGGATTTCTTAAGAATGCCTCAAGCATTGAAGAGAAACCATCAAATTGAAAGTAATATTATTGTTGGAGTATTAGACTCAG gaatttaTATGGAAGCTCCAAGTTTTAACGACAAAGGACTAGGACCTCCTCCATTAAAATGGAAGGGTAGATGCCAAGTAATTGGCAACTTCACCGGCTGCAACAA CAAGGTAATAGGTGCAATGTTCTACAACAACGACCCCGCCACAAGCGAACCAAATCCATCCCCACAAGATGAACAAGGCCACGGCTCTCACACTTCATCTACCATAGCAGGTGCCTCAATAGCAGGCGCAAGCTTATACGGCTTAGCCCAAGGCACAGCTCGAGGTGGGGTTCCATCAGCACGCATTGCAATGTACAAGGTGTGTTGGCCCAAAGGTTGCAGTGATATTGACCTTTTGGCTGCAATGGATGATGCCATTGATGATGGAGTCGATGTGCTATCAATATCTATTGGTATGGAATCGAATGGCTTCTATGACAATCCCTTTGCGATTGGCTCCTTTCATGCAATGAAGAAGGGGATTTTTACAGCATGTTCAGCGGGGAATGACGGCCCAGATTTGTATACAGTGCAGAACACAGCTCCTTGGATAATGACTGTTGGTGCTTCTGGCTTAGATAGACAGTTTTTGACTCCGGTTAAAGTTGGAAATGGCATAGAAACTACT GGACTTTCCATCAACACATTTTCACCAAAAAAGCAGATGTACCCTCTAACCACCGCGGCAATAGCAGCCAATAGTGCTTTATCGAAAGATTCAACTCCCTG GCTTTGTGATGAAGGGAGTCTTGACCCGAAAAAGGTCAATGGGAAGATTGTGCTATGCCAAGGAGGAGCAAGACTTAGTTACATTAAGGGTTTGGGTGGGATCGGGGCGATTGTATCTCTCCGAGAGAAGAGAGATACGAGCTTTATATCTGCTATCCCTGCTACCTATGTTGATTCTATTTTTGGTGACAAAATTCTTGCATATGTCAACTCAACCAA ATTCCCTCAGGCTGTCATATACAAGTCCAATACAACACCCAATGCTGCTGCACCCTTTCTGGCTTCCTTTTCATCTCGAGGTCCAGCCATGCTCTCTCGCACATTACTTAAG CCGGATGTTGTGGCACCTGGGGTAAATATACTAGCTGCTTATACTAAACTTTCATCAGTGACTAGGACTCTTGACGACGATCGGTTTGATGTGTATACTTTAATGTCTGGAACTTCAATGTCTTGCCCTCATGTGGCTGCTGCCGCTGCCTACGTCAAAACATTCCACCCCAACTGGTCTCCTTCTGCAATCAAATCAGCCCTAATGACAACTG CATCTGAATTGAAAATCAAGGCCGCTGTTGCTGAGTTAGGCTATGGTGCTGGCCAGATTGACCCTGTTAGCGCACTGCAGCCCGGATTGATCTATGACCTGTCAAAGTTTGACTACATCCGCTTCCTATGTAAAGAGGGCTACAGTGGGACAACACTACGCTTGTTCACTGAAGATAACACCGATTGTGCAAGTGTCCCTGACATTGGAGGACATGATTCCCTAAATTACCCATCCATGTATTATCAATTTCAAAACCCTAACACTAGTATAAACGTCATCTTTCATAGGACAGTTACAAATGTGGGCCTTAAAAATTCCATATACAAGGCAACTGTCAAGGCGCCGAGGAATCTCAAGGTCTCTGTTATTCCGAACGTACTGGCTTTTAGTCAGCTTAACGAGAAAAAATCTTTCAACGTTACGATAGAGGGGCCGCCATTGTTGCTCCAAACTAACCAAATTACCCATTTATCAGCATCATTGGAATGGAGTGACACTAAACATAGAGTCAGGAGTCCCATATTCGTTACTTTGGCAGAACAGATGTAG